One genomic region from Vicinamibacterales bacterium encodes:
- a CDS encoding acyl-CoA thioesterase, whose product MKHLVQALTVEWAHCDAAGIVFYPHFYIWFDQATERLFAASGLAYAALRKRGILGMPLLETGARYENPCQLGEPLTMDTWVEEWRRKTLLVKHRVAHTDGRLALEGFELRAWVVDAPDSARGMRADPIPSDIIAHFDD is encoded by the coding sequence ATGAAGCATTTGGTCCAGGCACTCACAGTCGAATGGGCGCACTGTGACGCTGCCGGCATCGTCTTTTATCCTCACTTCTATATCTGGTTCGACCAGGCCACCGAGCGGCTCTTCGCAGCCAGTGGGCTGGCCTACGCCGCGCTACGTAAGCGCGGTATTCTTGGGATGCCGTTACTCGAAACTGGCGCACGCTACGAAAACCCGTGTCAACTCGGCGAACCACTCACAATGGACACGTGGGTCGAGGAATGGCGGCGGAAGACCCTGTTAGTCAAGCACCGCGTCGCCCACACTGATGGGCGGTTAGCGTTAGAGGGTTTCGAACTCCGGGCTTGGGTTGTCGACGCGCCTGATTCAGCGCGCGGGATGCGGGCTGATCCGATTCCCTCCGACATTATTGCTCACTTCGACGATTAA
- a CDS encoding D-aminoacylase encodes MLRHRSLLVAFVLVSACAPPPDHDLILRNGTIVDGIGTPSFVGDLAINDDRITAVGDLGDSRGVTELDVSGLVVAPGFINMLSWAGEALLEDGRSQGDIRQGVTLEVFGEGVSGGPLTDQMKTLEVTSQGDIKFDVEWTTLGDYLEHLAGKGVSPNIASFVGATTLRVHEIGYEDRPPTVDELDRMRDLVRQAMEEGAIGIGSSLIYSPGFYAKTDELIELTKVAAEYGGLYISHMRSEGNALLESVDELLRIARESGIRAEIYHLKAAGQSNWDKLGDVIERVEAARSEGLEITANMYTYTAGSTGLDAGMPPWVQEGGYNAWADRLQDPVVRDRVRQEMTTPTNEWENLLLAAGAEGTLLVGFMNASLRGYIGQTLAEVAAARGTSMSDTAMDLVVEDGSRVQVVYFLMSEENVARQIGLPWISYCSDAGSYASEGIFLNSSTHPRAYGNFARLLGRYVRDERIISLEEAIRKLTSLPAGNLRIRDRGQLSAGYFADVVAFDPAQIQDHATYEDPHQYATGMVHVWVNGTQVLRDGEHTGATPGRVVRGPGWTGWSAVDGS; translated from the coding sequence GGTATAGGGACGCCCAGCTTTGTCGGCGATCTCGCAATCAATGATGATCGAATCACTGCAGTTGGTGATTTGGGCGATTCGCGCGGTGTGACTGAGTTGGATGTCTCGGGGCTTGTGGTCGCTCCCGGCTTCATCAACATGCTGAGCTGGGCCGGTGAGGCGTTATTGGAAGACGGCCGGTCTCAGGGCGACATCCGGCAGGGAGTGACCCTCGAAGTTTTTGGTGAGGGGGTGTCAGGCGGTCCCTTGACTGATCAGATGAAGACGTTAGAGGTAACGAGTCAAGGCGACATTAAGTTCGATGTTGAATGGACGACGCTTGGTGATTACCTCGAACACCTTGCGGGTAAGGGCGTGTCGCCGAATATCGCATCGTTTGTCGGTGCCACGACGCTTCGGGTCCATGAGATTGGTTACGAGGATCGTCCACCGACTGTGGATGAACTAGACCGCATGCGGGACTTAGTGCGGCAGGCAATGGAGGAGGGCGCTATCGGCATTGGCTCATCGCTTATTTATTCGCCAGGCTTCTACGCAAAAACGGACGAATTAATTGAGCTAACGAAGGTCGCTGCTGAGTATGGCGGGCTATACATCTCGCATATGCGCAGTGAAGGCAACGCGCTGCTTGAGTCGGTTGATGAACTACTGAGAATCGCGCGTGAAAGTGGAATACGAGCCGAGATTTATCACCTGAAAGCTGCCGGCCAATCCAACTGGGACAAGCTTGGCGATGTCATCGAGCGGGTTGAAGCAGCGCGTAGTGAGGGGCTCGAGATCACCGCCAACATGTACACCTACACGGCCGGTTCGACCGGCTTGGATGCTGGAATGCCACCGTGGGTGCAGGAAGGTGGCTACAACGCCTGGGCCGACCGGCTTCAGGACCCGGTCGTCCGCGACCGAGTTCGACAGGAGATGACGACGCCGACCAACGAATGGGAGAATCTGCTGCTGGCAGCTGGTGCTGAGGGGACGCTTCTGGTCGGTTTTATGAACGCTAGTTTGCGAGGGTACATAGGCCAAACCTTGGCTGAGGTAGCGGCGGCACGTGGGACCTCGATGTCCGATACTGCGATGGACCTCGTTGTTGAAGATGGTAGCCGTGTGCAAGTCGTTTACTTCTTGATGTCGGAAGAGAACGTCGCTCGGCAAATTGGCCTGCCGTGGATTAGCTATTGTTCGGATGCTGGCTCATACGCCTCCGAGGGGATTTTCTTAAATTCCTCAACGCATCCGCGTGCGTATGGCAATTTTGCGAGGCTACTCGGACGCTACGTCCGCGACGAACGGATCATTTCCCTGGAAGAAGCTATCCGTAAACTGACGTCGCTGCCTGCTGGGAATCTGCGGATCCGCGATCGGGGCCAACTCAGCGCGGGCTACTTTGCAGACGTTGTCGCTTTTGACCCGGCCCAAATCCAAGATCACGCGACCTACGAGGACCCGCACCAATATGCCACAGGTATGGTGCATGTCTGGGTAAATGGCACACAGGTGCTACGAGACGGCGAGCACACCGGTGCAACGCCTGGACGCGTGGTCCGTGGCCCCGGCTGGACCGGTTGGTCAGCGGTCGACGGCTCCTAA
- a CDS encoding amidohydrolase family protein, giving the protein MKLGRFIVDTHVHAQRFAAGPEFAKAKLDTSKARYSDLGRVMRGLTPYDNSARLLYDMDCYDVDMCVLLPAFGMTNALNLEVVERHPDKFVAVCTAMETQRKARKGEIEWTPQAAAEEIDELLSTGKFVGLGEGMPADHTNKRTLGQTERMDQIRPIMDVAKKHKSVARIHTGVVMGYSLTHHFWPESLNPIWATDLAAEYPDVPIVLDHGGLQGWWSQRFVEEAMTVAAAHDNVYLETGLWWTEMYMKALLDPNIGPEKLLWGCDWGASIPFHAQYGNQPPAYAVQLRKEPLVRHQVDVWGWSLKQLLRLDIVQDDLNLILGGNAARLYGLPVPHKRLFRPVGGELVPQPGERDSIPPRCS; this is encoded by the coding sequence ATGAAGCTTGGTCGATTCATTGTTGATACTCACGTGCATGCTCAGCGGTTCGCGGCAGGCCCCGAGTTTGCGAAAGCGAAGCTGGATACCAGCAAGGCGCGCTACAGCGACCTCGGACGTGTTATGCGGGGCCTGACACCTTACGATAATTCTGCTCGACTCCTATACGACATGGACTGCTATGACGTTGACATGTGCGTGTTGCTTCCGGCGTTTGGCATGACGAATGCTCTCAATCTTGAAGTTGTCGAGCGACACCCCGACAAGTTCGTGGCGGTGTGTACCGCCATGGAGACGCAGCGGAAGGCGCGGAAGGGCGAGATCGAATGGACGCCTCAGGCGGCGGCGGAGGAAATTGACGAACTGCTGTCGACGGGCAAGTTCGTCGGGCTGGGCGAAGGGATGCCGGCAGATCACACGAACAAGCGGACACTCGGCCAGACGGAACGGATGGACCAGATCCGCCCGATTATGGACGTTGCGAAGAAACATAAATCCGTTGCACGTATCCATACCGGCGTCGTAATGGGCTATTCACTCACGCATCATTTTTGGCCTGAGTCGCTTAATCCGATTTGGGCCACCGACCTGGCTGCCGAATATCCCGACGTGCCTATCGTGCTTGACCACGGCGGCCTGCAAGGTTGGTGGTCGCAGCGATTCGTCGAGGAAGCGATGACCGTTGCGGCGGCCCACGACAATGTCTACCTTGAGACCGGGTTGTGGTGGACTGAGATGTACATGAAGGCCTTGCTCGACCCGAACATCGGTCCAGAAAAACTGCTTTGGGGCTGTGATTGGGGTGCTAGCATCCCATTCCATGCGCAATACGGGAACCAACCTCCAGCCTATGCTGTTCAGCTTCGAAAGGAACCCCTCGTTAGACATCAGGTGGATGTGTGGGGTTGGAGCTTGAAACAACTTCTACGTCTCGACATTGTGCAAGATGACCTCAACCTCATTCTTGGTGGTAACGCCGCACGACTCTATGGGTTGCCTGTACCGCATAAGCGGCTGTTCCGGCCGGTTGGCGGTGAATTGGTTCCTCAGCCTGGTGAGCGAGATTCGATTCCGCCCCGGTGTAGTTGA
- a CDS encoding sulfatase, with protein sequence MPTWTFRARVTVGVSVLLMVTGCSAVPDEPAAVGERPPNVVILFADDLGYGDLGVYGHPTIRTPNLDQMAAEGQKWTTFYVGAPVCSPSRAALLTGRLPVRSGMYGTRERTRVLFPDTPSGISADETTLAEALGARGYATGIFGKWHLGHLPAYLPMAHGFDQWLGLPYSNDMQQTINRDAPFLASIFLEPKSEYWNVPLMRNDEVIQLPADQTQLTRRYTEEAQGFIEANQEQPFFLYLPYTMPHVPLFTDETFVDASAAGLYGDVIEEIDWSVGQILSTLRLQGLDKRTIVLFTSDNGPWLVYKQQGGSAGLLQQGKATTFEGGMRVPAIFWWPGTISPATVHEIGSTLDVFTTAITLTDGAVPADRPIDSLDLTPVLLQAGASPRNTMPYYRADELYAMRKGMFKAHFITEGSYGEPPARKEHDPPLLYHLGEDPAERFDVGSQYPGVIADILAEVEIHREGLEVADSVFDLRPPLE encoded by the coding sequence ATGCCGACTTGGACGTTTAGAGCGCGAGTTACAGTTGGCGTGTCCGTGCTTCTAATGGTCACCGGCTGCTCGGCGGTTCCGGATGAGCCGGCGGCAGTTGGGGAACGACCACCGAACGTGGTGATTCTTTTCGCCGACGACCTTGGATATGGCGACTTGGGTGTTTATGGGCATCCGACAATCCGGACCCCCAATCTCGATCAGATGGCAGCGGAAGGGCAGAAATGGACTACCTTCTACGTCGGTGCCCCGGTCTGCTCACCAAGCCGGGCTGCATTGCTAACTGGGCGATTGCCAGTTCGTAGTGGCATGTATGGCACGAGGGAACGCACCCGTGTTCTCTTTCCAGACACCCCTAGCGGCATTAGCGCCGATGAGACCACACTGGCTGAGGCACTCGGCGCGCGCGGCTATGCCACGGGTATCTTTGGGAAGTGGCACCTTGGCCATTTACCAGCCTATCTTCCTATGGCTCACGGGTTCGACCAATGGCTTGGTCTACCGTACTCCAACGACATGCAGCAGACGATTAACCGCGACGCCCCGTTTTTGGCGTCAATTTTTCTCGAGCCAAAAAGTGAATACTGGAACGTCCCGCTCATGCGCAACGATGAAGTTATCCAGCTGCCCGCAGATCAAACTCAGCTGACGCGCCGTTATACCGAGGAAGCGCAGGGATTCATCGAGGCGAACCAAGAACAACCGTTCTTTCTGTATCTGCCGTACACCATGCCGCACGTTCCACTGTTCACGGACGAGACGTTCGTTGATGCGAGTGCTGCCGGCCTTTATGGCGACGTGATCGAAGAAATTGATTGGAGCGTCGGACAAATTCTTAGTACGTTGCGCCTACAAGGACTGGACAAGCGAACCATCGTGCTATTTACCAGCGACAATGGTCCATGGCTCGTCTACAAACAGCAGGGTGGTTCGGCCGGGCTCTTACAGCAAGGCAAGGCCACGACTTTTGAGGGCGGAATGCGTGTGCCAGCAATCTTCTGGTGGCCAGGCACAATTTCTCCGGCAACGGTTCACGAAATAGGATCAACGCTCGACGTCTTCACGACGGCGATTACCTTGACTGACGGTGCAGTACCAGCTGACAGACCAATCGATAGTCTCGATTTGACACCGGTGCTGCTTCAGGCCGGTGCAAGCCCGCGGAACACCATGCCTTACTACCGAGCCGATGAGTTGTATGCCATGCGCAAAGGGATGTTCAAGGCTCACTTTATAACGGAGGGTTCGTACGGCGAGCCACCAGCGCGTAAGGAGCACGACCCGCCGCTGCTCTACCACCTCGGCGAAGACCCCGCGGAACGATTCGACGTTGGCTCTCAGTATCCCGGAGTGATCGCCGATATCCTTGCTGAGGTCGAGATCCACCGTGAGGGCTTAGAGGTCGCCGATTCGGTTTTTGACCTACGGCCGCCCCTGGAGTGA
- a CDS encoding AMP-binding protein, with protein MVMLPDYTVLDPGLERLTPAELRALQAERLREMVAYVYDATPFWRRKFAQAGVIPGDISGLEDLASLPFCTKEELQADQVEHPPFGSYVGAERTRLTKFMTTSGTTGRPLRRVFSGRDWGYVLDRFQRNPRVGPGDITMTLGPVDGLMGPTAGAEGAARAGAMVVLAGLLDSKTKLRLMEEIRPTSVNGTASYLLYLIDLAQEIGINLPGLGIRVVLSVGEPGAAVAATRKRLMDGWGTFVNDGYGMTEIFPLGGGCRHSTALHIASDLVITEIVDPDSGKPVSPGEPGEVVYTNLVGDTQPLLRYRTRDIARLAADDACACGFTGTRLRDAIEGRVDDMIWFRGANLYPSAIEGVVRSFAELGHEYEIVIGGSGTLPTLTIRAEMRPGIEENAKAELEQRLRQALSAAVRVRSKLELLPPDTLPPCDTHAKAHRVVDKRSS; from the coding sequence ATGGTAATGCTGCCCGACTATACGGTGCTAGACCCCGGCCTAGAACGCTTGACGCCGGCTGAGCTTCGCGCGCTTCAAGCTGAGCGGTTGCGGGAGATGGTTGCCTACGTGTACGACGCGACGCCATTCTGGCGGCGAAAATTCGCCCAGGCCGGCGTTATCCCTGGTGATATCAGCGGTCTCGAAGATCTTGCAAGTTTACCGTTCTGCACCAAGGAAGAACTACAAGCGGACCAGGTCGAGCATCCACCGTTCGGGTCGTACGTTGGCGCCGAGCGTACACGGCTGACGAAATTCATGACGACGTCTGGTACGACAGGTCGTCCGCTGCGGCGAGTCTTTTCAGGCCGCGACTGGGGTTACGTGCTCGACAGGTTTCAACGGAACCCACGTGTGGGGCCTGGTGACATTACGATGACCTTGGGACCGGTGGATGGTCTGATGGGACCAACGGCGGGAGCCGAAGGTGCCGCGCGTGCTGGAGCGATGGTTGTGCTGGCCGGCTTACTTGATTCAAAGACAAAGCTTCGGCTTATGGAAGAGATCCGTCCGACGAGTGTGAACGGCACAGCTTCGTATCTCTTGTACCTGATCGACCTTGCTCAGGAAATTGGCATTAATTTGCCCGGATTGGGAATTAGGGTTGTCCTGTCTGTCGGCGAGCCAGGTGCAGCAGTAGCCGCGACACGTAAACGACTAATGGATGGTTGGGGCACATTCGTCAATGACGGCTACGGCATGACCGAAATCTTCCCTCTTGGTGGAGGTTGTCGGCATTCCACTGCATTGCATATTGCTAGCGACCTGGTGATTACCGAAATCGTTGATCCTGATTCGGGCAAGCCCGTCTCTCCTGGTGAACCTGGTGAGGTTGTGTACACGAATCTGGTCGGCGACACGCAACCGCTGCTGCGGTATCGGACACGGGATATTGCGAGGCTGGCCGCCGACGATGCCTGCGCATGCGGCTTCACTGGTACTCGTTTGCGTGATGCGATTGAGGGTCGCGTCGATGACATGATTTGGTTTCGCGGCGCAAATCTGTATCCGTCCGCGATCGAGGGTGTTGTGCGCAGTTTCGCCGAATTGGGGCACGAGTATGAGATCGTCATTGGCGGCAGCGGGACGTTGCCGACACTGACCATCCGTGCTGAGATGAGGCCAGGCATTGAGGAAAATGCTAAGGCAGAGTTAGAGCAGCGACTCCGCCAAGCACTGTCTGCTGCTGTGCGCGTTAGGTCGAAACTTGAGCTTCTTCCCCCGGATACGCTCCCACCATGCGATACCCACGCGAAGGCGCATCGGGTTGTCGATAAGCGGTCGTCCTAG
- a CDS encoding nitroreductase family protein yields MTQVHHRADQFDRRDRYEALMDVVRTRMTNRAFAAHDIPTEHFELILEAARHGPSGANCQPWHYIVVRDPAQKTAIGDLFVEEQQTRAKLKMSFPTPNYTGMQTAPGFIVVAADFRFIQAFPVLSDDSAQAQMYKENAERILLQSVAASTMSAHLAAASLGYAVWWVTAIGQARIQEVVKPMLGVPEALSLVDIMCFGPPLKPSYKRWKKRLNQIMNWDRFDPANVMSDEQVKLWIKNTRHKVMYKDESKID; encoded by the coding sequence ATGACGCAAGTCCACCACAGGGCCGATCAATTTGACCGGCGAGATCGCTACGAAGCACTCATGGACGTCGTCCGGACACGGATGACGAACCGGGCGTTCGCGGCTCACGACATCCCCACCGAACATTTCGAACTGATTCTCGAGGCCGCGAGGCATGGGCCTTCCGGTGCCAACTGCCAACCGTGGCACTACATCGTAGTCCGTGATCCCGCACAAAAAACTGCGATCGGCGACCTTTTCGTTGAAGAGCAGCAGACGCGCGCCAAACTGAAGATGAGTTTCCCGACACCCAACTATACCGGGATGCAGACTGCGCCTGGATTCATTGTGGTCGCTGCGGACTTTCGTTTCATTCAGGCGTTTCCGGTTCTCTCCGACGACTCAGCCCAAGCACAGATGTATAAAGAGAACGCCGAACGCATTTTGCTTCAAAGTGTCGCCGCCTCGACGATGTCGGCACACCTCGCTGCCGCCTCGCTTGGCTATGCCGTCTGGTGGGTCACAGCGATCGGACAAGCGCGCATTCAGGAAGTTGTGAAACCGATGCTTGGCGTGCCAGAAGCGTTATCGCTCGTTGACATCATGTGTTTCGGCCCACCACTCAAGCCATCTTACAAGCGCTGGAAGAAACGACTAAACCAGATTATGAACTGGGACCGCTTCGACCCTGCCAACGTTATGTCCGACGAGCAGGTCAAACTTTGGATTAAGAATACCCGACACAAAGTTATGTACAAGGACGAGTCAAAAATCGACTAA
- a CDS encoding amino acid permease yields the protein MSITTRELTLLDALMLNIGVMLATALFVIPGVVINNTGTAWLSALAWLTAGAITWCGAATFSELGARYPQAGGPYVFLGQAYSPLWGFLFGWILLMVIQPASIAALAIAGMTYVGALTPLSPVMTTGGAVALILGLSIWNASGLRRSAAIQNVLTVVKLVLLIMMVVGFFWYGGDGMDTFRAPFPDATLTRTVAGFGAAVAAALWAFSGWTGVTLVGGELRNPSVTLPRAMSYSVIATTVLALLLTSGVLWALPPIDAFDSQRIVADAATHVFGGVGGRVVTLAVIASCLAAVNGLLFSGARVTYALARDGLFVNWAATVNEQKVPGNALLCQGIWASFLAFTGRYEQLFTYVVVAVWLFYMLGAFAVVTLRYRRQNDSRPHEVAGYPYIPVIFGTVAWALVLQTLWSHPWDAIIGTSLVLTGIPAFWYWSRRTNRDV from the coding sequence GTGTCGATTACCACACGAGAACTGACGCTACTAGATGCGCTGATGCTTAACATCGGCGTTATGCTGGCTACAGCCCTCTTCGTTATCCCAGGTGTCGTGATCAACAACACCGGCACGGCTTGGTTGTCGGCCCTCGCATGGCTAACTGCTGGCGCGATTACGTGGTGTGGTGCGGCAACCTTCTCGGAACTCGGCGCGCGCTATCCGCAGGCGGGCGGACCCTACGTCTTTCTTGGACAAGCATATTCCCCACTTTGGGGGTTTCTATTCGGCTGGATACTGCTGATGGTCATCCAACCGGCCTCGATCGCCGCCTTAGCCATCGCGGGCATGACCTACGTAGGCGCTTTGACTCCACTCAGCCCAGTGATGACAACAGGCGGTGCGGTCGCACTGATCTTGGGATTGTCGATTTGGAATGCGTCAGGCCTTCGTCGCAGCGCCGCAATCCAAAATGTCTTGACGGTCGTCAAGCTCGTGTTATTGATCATGATGGTTGTCGGTTTTTTCTGGTACGGCGGCGATGGAATGGATACCTTTCGTGCGCCGTTTCCTGACGCGACTCTGACCCGCACCGTCGCCGGCTTTGGTGCAGCCGTGGCCGCGGCACTCTGGGCGTTCAGTGGCTGGACCGGGGTGACTTTAGTTGGCGGCGAACTCCGGAACCCGTCAGTTACCCTTCCTCGTGCTATGTCCTATTCCGTGATTGCCACGACTGTGCTCGCTTTGCTATTAACCTCTGGGGTTCTTTGGGCACTTCCGCCAATCGACGCGTTCGACTCCCAACGGATCGTGGCCGACGCTGCGACACACGTGTTCGGCGGTGTCGGTGGCCGGGTAGTTACATTAGCAGTTATCGCTTCCTGCTTGGCCGCGGTCAATGGCTTACTCTTCTCGGGTGCTCGCGTTACTTACGCTTTGGCTCGTGATGGCCTCTTCGTGAACTGGGCAGCGACGGTCAATGAGCAGAAGGTGCCAGGCAACGCACTGTTATGTCAGGGCATCTGGGCCAGTTTCCTAGCCTTTACGGGCCGTTATGAACAACTTTTCACCTATGTCGTAGTGGCCGTGTGGCTTTTCTACATGCTCGGTGCGTTCGCCGTGGTTACCCTTCGGTATCGTCGTCAAAATGACTCTCGACCTCACGAAGTCGCTGGCTACCCATATATTCCGGTAATTTTTGGCACTGTCGCCTGGGCGTTAGTTTTGCAAACCCTGTGGAGCCATCCATGGGATGCAATTATCGGGACCAGTCTTGTGCTCACTGGTATACCAGCGTTTTGGTACTGGAGCAGACGCACAAACAGGGACGTGTAG
- a CDS encoding MFS transporter, protein MSNRFARVFREIQSEIKGPDGKMYYGWWNVAAVFPCVIFIFSTANMMLQLMYPAVEDALNLTRAEVVSIYSVKSGTAAIVAFGAGFLIDRFGVKTILYVCATMTGLGFVYFHFVDGKWMWWLAGIPLGFSSIPLLLATKTLVARWFNRRLGLALGLAASATSISGMVFPVFFAWLIETFGWNNGLPIMSLAILFIVFPVVYFIVKDAPTKDEVSREFGNQPASPRTFVKGRLIEETRGDIGSSFSNILRKPVFWVLCVVQFFIGFVDQGFTQNVTPFLVKDLGFTLTRVAFTVSLSFILGFSSKIFFGWFFDRYSLKGISVCYVMIAFYIALAFGIQGMVTLVIFQLARGFAHGGVLMEEPVVAKHTFGPGHLGKILGTFSSITALGLMLGPITVGWWYGQAGNTYYPAFFTLVGIMLACATAMFLIKPEYRLQQLAAKDSPT, encoded by the coding sequence ATGAGTAATCGCTTCGCCAGAGTGTTTCGCGAAATACAGTCAGAAATAAAAGGCCCTGACGGCAAGATGTACTACGGATGGTGGAATGTTGCGGCCGTCTTCCCATGTGTCATTTTTATTTTCTCCACTGCGAATATGATGCTCCAGTTGATGTATCCGGCAGTTGAGGATGCACTGAATCTGACCCGAGCCGAAGTCGTATCGATTTATTCAGTGAAGTCCGGCACCGCGGCCATTGTGGCATTCGGGGCTGGCTTCCTGATTGATCGCTTCGGCGTCAAAACCATCTTGTACGTTTGCGCCACTATGACGGGGCTGGGCTTTGTTTACTTCCATTTCGTTGATGGGAAATGGATGTGGTGGCTTGCTGGAATTCCGCTCGGGTTTTCCTCGATTCCACTCCTTTTGGCAACTAAGACTTTGGTCGCCCGCTGGTTTAATCGGCGATTAGGTTTGGCACTCGGCTTGGCAGCGAGTGCAACGAGCATCTCCGGCATGGTATTCCCTGTCTTCTTTGCCTGGTTGATCGAAACCTTTGGCTGGAACAATGGGCTCCCAATCATGAGCCTCGCGATCCTTTTCATAGTCTTCCCAGTCGTGTACTTCATAGTGAAGGATGCTCCGACGAAGGACGAAGTTAGTCGAGAATTCGGTAATCAACCGGCCAGTCCACGCACATTCGTCAAAGGTCGGCTAATTGAAGAAACCCGGGGCGACATTGGGTCCAGCTTTTCGAACATTTTGAGGAAGCCAGTGTTTTGGGTACTTTGTGTGGTGCAGTTCTTCATTGGATTCGTGGATCAGGGGTTCACTCAAAACGTGACCCCATTTCTGGTGAAAGACCTAGGCTTCACGTTGACTCGAGTGGCTTTCACCGTAAGTTTGTCGTTCATCTTAGGCTTTTCGTCAAAGATCTTTTTTGGTTGGTTCTTCGATCGGTATTCACTCAAAGGGATTTCCGTCTGCTACGTAATGATCGCGTTCTATATCGCGCTCGCCTTCGGAATACAGGGAATGGTCACCCTGGTCATCTTCCAGCTAGCACGGGGATTTGCGCACGGGGGCGTTCTGATGGAAGAACCAGTGGTCGCGAAACACACTTTTGGTCCGGGTCATCTGGGAAAAATTCTCGGAACGTTTAGCTCCATAACAGCGCTTGGCTTAATGCTTGGTCCGATCACGGTCGGTTGGTGGTATGGACAGGCTGGCAACACATATTATCCAGCATTCTTCACCTTAGTCGGCATCATGCTTGCCTGCGCGACAGCCATGTTCTTAATTAAACCGGAGTACCGACTGCAACAATTGGCGGCGAAAGATTCGCCAACGTAG
- a CDS encoding amidase, with the protein MSELDLCFLTATELAGRIATKDVSAREVMTAHLEQIEHVNPKVNAIVTLVAEQAMAAAGKADEAIARDESVGPLHGIPVAHKDLIPTRGIRTTLGSRVFADQIPDHDGLIVERLRDAGALTIGKTNTPEFGAGSQTFNEVFGATRNPYDLTKTCGGSSGGAAVAVATGMTPIADGTDFGGSLRNPAGFCNVVGLRPSAGRIPVWPTPVPEFRLDVQGPIARTVEDVALMLSVIAGPDARSPIALPEPGLSFRQSLIRDFSGTRVAWSRSLGGLPIDGRVTAVVEPNRAMLETLGCQVDDAEPDLSDADEIFRVWRAWYYEFAFGKLLDSHRAVLKDSVVWNIEEGRRLNAQQLDRATVAWTKLAQRVEDFFETFAFLVLPVSQVPPFDVNTPYVTEINGEVLQTYLDWMRSCYFISVTGLPAIAVPCGFTNTGLPVGIQIVGRTEDDFGLLQLAYAFEQVTGVGQHRPAIAGAG; encoded by the coding sequence ATGTCAGAACTCGACCTTTGCTTCCTCACCGCCACCGAACTTGCTGGACGTATAGCTACCAAGGATGTATCAGCACGCGAGGTGATGACCGCTCATCTAGAACAGATCGAACATGTGAATCCAAAAGTCAACGCCATTGTAACGCTCGTGGCTGAGCAGGCGATGGCCGCTGCCGGGAAAGCCGATGAGGCAATCGCTCGTGACGAGTCGGTCGGTCCACTACACGGGATACCGGTTGCGCACAAGGATTTGATACCGACTAGGGGCATTCGGACCACGCTCGGCTCCCGCGTGTTTGCCGACCAAATACCGGATCACGACGGACTGATCGTTGAGCGCTTGCGTGACGCCGGCGCGCTCACGATCGGCAAGACGAACACGCCGGAATTCGGTGCGGGATCACAAACATTCAACGAAGTTTTCGGCGCAACACGGAACCCGTACGACCTAACCAAGACGTGCGGTGGGAGCAGTGGCGGTGCGGCGGTCGCAGTTGCTACCGGAATGACACCCATCGCCGATGGAACGGACTTCGGCGGTTCACTACGGAATCCCGCCGGATTTTGTAACGTCGTTGGGCTCAGGCCGTCAGCGGGGCGGATACCAGTATGGCCAACGCCGGTTCCGGAGTTTCGGCTTGACGTACAGGGACCAATAGCCCGAACGGTGGAAGATGTTGCATTGATGTTGAGTGTGATCGCTGGTCCCGATGCGCGTTCACCGATTGCACTACCTGAGCCAGGCTTGTCTTTCAGACAGTCTCTCATCCGCGATTTCAGTGGTACACGCGTCGCATGGAGCCGTTCGTTGGGTGGTCTACCAATAGATGGTCGTGTGACCGCCGTCGTAGAGCCAAATCGAGCAATGCTTGAGACACTCGGGTGTCAAGTTGACGACGCAGAACCCGACCTGTCAGATGCGGATGAAATCTTCCGCGTCTGGAGAGCCTGGTACTACGAGTTCGCATTCGGGAAGCTGCTTGACTCACATCGTGCTGTCCTCAAAGACTCCGTCGTTTGGAATATCGAAGAAGGCCGCCGGCTCAATGCTCAACAGCTCGATCGAGCTACAGTCGCCTGGACTAAGTTGGCGCAACGAGTCGAGGATTTTTTTGAAACGTTCGCGTTTCTAGTACTTCCGGTGAGTCAGGTGCCGCCGTTTGATGTCAACACCCCTTACGTCACCGAGATCAACGGCGAGGTGCTTCAGACTTATCTTGACTGGATGCGGTCGTGCTACTTCATCTCGGTTACCGGACTCCCGGCAATTGCAGTGCCCTGCGGCTTCACAAACACTGGCTTGCCGGTAGGTATCCAGATTGTAGGACGCACCGAAGATGATTTCGGACTACTCCAGCTTGCTTACGCGTTCGAACAAGTGACGGGCGTAGGCCAGCACCGGCCTGCGATCGCCGGAGCTGGGTAA